From Paracoccus suum, the proteins below share one genomic window:
- a CDS encoding phasin family protein, with protein MLKPADYTRAMQDVMSNLPVDTSSMRDALRTQTALGEKMSRVALEAAERSTEVSSRWAKDTIARLGELSSAKEQPADYTKAMSDFATAAAELAAEHMAAYAEIAKKVQMETVDLMLTAGKDIAADAQNTAKSVAENVSRQAEAATRNVQGAVNAGAKAAADNAKS; from the coding sequence ATGCTCAAGCCCGCCGACTACACCCGCGCCATGCAGGACGTCATGTCGAACCTGCCGGTTGACACCTCGTCGATGCGCGATGCCCTGCGCACCCAGACCGCCCTTGGCGAAAAGATGTCGCGCGTTGCCCTCGAGGCCGCCGAGCGTTCGACCGAAGTGTCGTCGCGCTGGGCCAAGGACACGATCGCCCGTCTGGGCGAGCTGTCCTCCGCCAAGGAGCAGCCGGCTGACTACACCAAGGCGATGAGCGATTTCGCCACTGCCGCGGCCGAACTGGCTGCCGAGCATATGGCTGCCTATGCCGAGATCGCCAAGAAAGTTCAGATGGAAACCGTTGATCTGATGCTGACCGCCGGCAAGGACATCGCCGCTGACGCGCAGAACACCGCCAAGTCGGTTGCCGAGAACGTCAGCCGTCAGGCCGAGGCCGCGACCCGCAACGTCCAGGGCGCCGTCAACGCCGGTGCCAAGGCCGCGGCCGACAACGCCAAGTCCTGA
- the phaR gene encoding polyhydroxyalkanoate synthesis repressor PhaR, giving the protein MSDPSPAPSDVPEARPALLIKRYASRRLYNTETSDYVTLEDIAAVIRAGREVRIVDLKSGDDLTRQYLLQIIVEHESRGESILPVDVLTDLVRSYAGNAQSVVPQFLAASFEMLRQGQTRMLENLASFPAPLAVPGLDALPGLEALRRQQQKFLQAMTATWPTASSGPEPDDEDPPGKAAATDPDEMAEIRRQLAELQSRIGKL; this is encoded by the coding sequence ATGTCCGATCCCAGCCCAGCCCCATCTGACGTACCCGAAGCGCGCCCCGCGCTGCTGATCAAGCGCTACGCCAGCCGCCGCCTCTACAACACCGAGACCAGCGATTACGTCACGCTCGAGGATATCGCGGCCGTGATCCGTGCCGGTCGCGAGGTCCGGATCGTGGACCTGAAATCAGGTGACGACCTGACCCGCCAGTATCTGCTGCAGATCATCGTCGAACACGAAAGCCGCGGCGAGAGCATCCTGCCGGTCGACGTGCTGACCGACCTGGTGCGCAGCTATGCGGGCAACGCCCAGAGTGTGGTGCCGCAATTCCTTGCCGCCAGCTTCGAGATGCTGCGCCAGGGCCAGACACGTATGCTCGAGAACCTGGCCAGCTTTCCCGCCCCGCTGGCGGTCCCCGGCCTCGACGCGCTCCCGGGGCTGGAGGCGCTGCGCCGCCAGCAGCAAAAGTTCCTGCAGGCGATGACCGCCACCTGGCCCACCGCGTCGAGCGGCCCCGAGCCCGACGACGAGGACCCGCCCGGGAAAGCCGCGGCTACCGACCCTGACGAAATGGCCGAGATCCGCCGCCAGTTGGCCGAATTGCAGTCACGCATCGGCAAGCTCTGA
- a CDS encoding FadR/GntR family transcriptional regulator, producing MMQAPAARDEVDRPRRAKLSNLISEDLLNWIAREGLKPGDRLPNEKTLMQHYRCAKGTIREALKVLEVQGLVEMQTGPNGGAVIRPVSIDAVTQQLRTYLHFQSLDFEEVYAIRHSLEVTLAESVVGKLDETQLTRLEENIESCVAALAAGERTKARHLELTFHDLLCESCPNPLLVFICHFVNGLLRDLVEFRSNSHDEHAAFAQANLESHRRLLDAFRANDRAAVSGIMAKHMCEAENFMTRLDAAVHSDMLSR from the coding sequence ATGATGCAGGCACCAGCAGCACGGGACGAGGTCGACCGCCCGCGGCGCGCCAAGCTTTCAAACCTGATTTCAGAGGACTTGCTGAACTGGATCGCGCGCGAGGGGCTGAAGCCCGGCGACCGGCTGCCGAACGAGAAGACTCTGATGCAGCATTACCGCTGTGCCAAGGGGACGATCCGCGAAGCCCTGAAAGTCTTGGAAGTCCAAGGGCTTGTCGAAATGCAGACCGGGCCCAATGGCGGCGCGGTGATCCGGCCGGTTTCCATCGACGCGGTGACCCAGCAACTGCGGACCTATCTGCATTTTCAGTCGCTGGATTTCGAAGAGGTCTACGCGATCCGCCACAGCCTGGAGGTCACGCTGGCCGAAAGCGTCGTCGGCAAGCTGGACGAGACGCAGCTCACACGGTTGGAAGAGAACATCGAGAGCTGCGTCGCCGCCCTCGCCGCCGGCGAGCGCACCAAGGCCCGGCATCTGGAGCTGACCTTCCACGACCTTCTGTGCGAAAGCTGCCCGAACCCGCTGCTGGTCTTCATCTGCCATTTCGTGAATGGCCTTTTGCGCGATCTGGTCGAGTTCCGCAGCAACAGCCACGACGAACACGCCGCCTTCGCCCAGGCGAACCTAGAAAGCCACCGGCGGTTGCTTGACGCGTTCCGGGCGAACGACCGTGCCGCCGTATCGGGGATCATGGCAAAGCATATGTGCGAGGCCGAGAACTTCATGACCAGGCTGGATGCGGCGGTCCATTCGGACATGCTGAGCAGGTAA
- a CDS encoding M81 family metallopeptidase gives MRFVIARLNHETNTFSPLPTPLEAFSPHFGEEARAAAEGSITSMGAFLDFARARGAEVATPVYAHANPSGPVSDEAFETMAAAIVDAVALGCDAILLDLHGAMVTESLHDGEGELLERVRAAAPGIPIGVALDLHGNITGRMLDNADLLVGFKTYPHVDMVETGQHVARLIGRMLDEGIAPARALSHPPLLAQTLQMNTGVPGAMQDAIAAARAAERQPGVLAVSVFGGFSIADLAEAGVSVVVIAETGEVASDVAKRLGTDIWADREGLVYVEEPLSQSVAAAAAAADAAAGQDGPVLMLDHGDNCMSGGTCDRMDVLAEALRQGLRGIIAGPICDAEAVARMTEAGVGSTVTLGLGNTWHLPKIGVDKPPLELTGTVRALGEGAYVISGPTYTGMRCSMGRAAVLETPQALILVSEEPHEPWDLGVFTSMRIDPLKARFLILKSRMYCRPVFEPLSKALVECASLGVTSSDFGLFSFEHLARPIYPLDPDTEWIAEARLS, from the coding sequence TTGCGTTTTGTCATCGCCCGCCTGAATCACGAGACCAACACCTTCTCGCCGCTGCCGACGCCGCTCGAAGCCTTCTCGCCGCACTTTGGCGAGGAGGCCCGCGCGGCGGCAGAGGGTTCGATCACCTCGATGGGCGCCTTCCTCGACTTTGCCCGCGCGCGTGGCGCCGAAGTCGCGACCCCGGTCTATGCCCACGCCAATCCCAGTGGGCCGGTTTCAGATGAGGCATTCGAGACGATGGCGGCGGCGATTGTGGACGCAGTCGCGCTGGGCTGCGACGCCATCCTGCTCGACCTGCACGGCGCGATGGTCACGGAAAGCCTCCATGACGGCGAGGGCGAGTTGCTGGAGCGTGTTCGGGCCGCCGCGCCGGGCATTCCCATCGGCGTGGCGCTCGACCTGCACGGCAACATCACCGGCCGGATGCTCGACAACGCCGATCTACTCGTGGGCTTCAAGACTTATCCCCATGTCGACATGGTCGAGACCGGGCAGCACGTCGCCCGGCTGATCGGTCGGATGCTCGACGAAGGCATCGCCCCCGCCCGCGCCCTGTCGCACCCGCCGCTGCTGGCCCAGACCCTGCAGATGAACACCGGGGTGCCCGGCGCCATGCAGGATGCCATCGCCGCGGCCCGCGCCGCCGAACGGCAGCCCGGCGTCCTCGCGGTCAGCGTCTTCGGCGGCTTTTCGATCGCCGACCTCGCAGAGGCCGGCGTCTCCGTCGTCGTGATCGCCGAGACGGGCGAGGTCGCCTCGGATGTGGCCAAGCGCCTTGGCACGGACATCTGGGCCGACCGGGAGGGGTTGGTTTACGTCGAGGAACCGCTCAGCCAATCGGTCGCGGCCGCAGCCGCTGCGGCCGATGCCGCGGCGGGCCAGGACGGCCCCGTGCTGATGCTCGATCATGGCGACAACTGCATGTCCGGCGGCACCTGCGATCGCATGGACGTCCTGGCCGAGGCGCTGCGCCAGGGCCTTCGCGGCATCATCGCCGGCCCGATCTGCGATGCCGAGGCGGTGGCACGCATGACCGAGGCCGGGGTCGGCAGCACGGTCACCCTCGGCCTCGGCAATACCTGGCATCTGCCCAAGATCGGCGTGGACAAGCCGCCGCTGGAACTGACCGGGACCGTCCGCGCCCTTGGCGAGGGCGCATACGTCATCAGCGGGCCGACCTACACCGGCATGCGCTGCAGCATGGGCCGGGCCGCCGTGCTGGAAACCCCGCAGGCGCTGATCCTCGTCTCGGAGGAGCCGCACGAGCCTTGGGACCTCGGGGTTTTCACCTCCATGCGGATCGATCCGCTTAAGGCCCGCTTCCTGATCCTGAAGTCGCGCATGTATTGCCGTCCGGTGTTCGAGCCGCTGTCAAAGGCCTTGGTCGAATGTGCCAGCCTTGGCGTCACCAGTTCCGATTTCGGGCTTTTCTCGTTCGAACATCTCGCGCGCCCGATCTATCCTCTCGATCCGGACACGGAATGGATCGCAGAGGCGCGCTTATCATGA
- a CDS encoding ABC transporter ATP-binding protein, translating to MSGAALEIEDVHAYYGKSHILQGVSLRVAPGEVVTLLGRNGAGKSTTLKTISGLVAPAGGRITFDGKDIAGIKPHQIAGRGLSLVPEDRGIFGLLTVEENLRIAQRKDSLWSLADVYRNFPRLEERKRNGGAQLSGGEQQMLAIARALVNGPKLLMLDEPVEGLAPVVVDEIVAQIKQIRSSGIPILLVEQNLAVCTELADRHYILELGRIAYEGTRAEFASDDAVKDRYLGVGAQ from the coding sequence ATGAGCGGGGCCGCACTCGAGATCGAGGATGTGCATGCCTACTACGGCAAGAGCCACATCCTTCAGGGCGTCTCGCTGCGCGTCGCGCCGGGCGAGGTTGTCACCCTGCTGGGCCGCAACGGCGCCGGCAAATCGACGACGCTGAAGACCATCAGCGGCCTCGTCGCCCCGGCCGGCGGCCGCATCACCTTCGACGGAAAGGACATCGCCGGGATCAAGCCGCACCAGATCGCCGGCCGCGGGCTGTCGCTTGTCCCAGAGGACCGGGGCATCTTCGGCCTTCTGACGGTCGAGGAGAACCTGCGGATCGCGCAGCGCAAGGACTCGCTGTGGTCGCTGGCCGACGTCTACCGCAACTTCCCGCGGCTGGAGGAGCGCAAGCGCAATGGCGGGGCGCAACTGTCCGGCGGCGAGCAGCAGATGCTCGCCATCGCCCGCGCCCTGGTGAACGGGCCCAAGCTGCTGATGCTGGACGAGCCGGTCGAGGGCCTGGCGCCGGTCGTCGTCGACGAGATCGTCGCCCAGATCAAGCAGATCCGTTCCAGCGGCATTCCCATCCTGCTGGTCGAACAGAACCTCGCCGTCTGCACAGAACTCGCCGACCGGCACTACATCCTTGAACTGGGGCGAATCGCTTACGAGGGCACGCGCGCGGAGTTTGCCAGCGACGATGCGGTCAAGGACCGATACCTCGGCGTCGGCGCCCAGTAA
- a CDS encoding ABC transporter ATP-binding protein has product MTQDLLVSKGLGVKYGSFAALSDVDLNIRPNTVHSIIGPNGAGKTTLFHALTGSVRASSGRIMFGGQNITPLSDDQRVRMGLARSFQVTSLFQSLPVRENLRLAAQGRTPWQALRMWQAAEANSEALATADALMQRLDLSRVADRAAGELSHGQQRRLEVGMAMASKPRLILLDEPTSGMGIDDIGSMKRLIADLGRDHTVILIEHNMGIVMDISDRITVMQSGRTLVEGTPAEIRDNPAVRRAYLGSMMTGGHA; this is encoded by the coding sequence ATGACCCAGGATCTGCTGGTCTCGAAAGGTCTCGGCGTCAAATACGGCAGCTTCGCCGCGCTCAGCGATGTCGACCTGAACATCCGGCCCAACACCGTTCATTCGATCATCGGCCCGAACGGCGCGGGCAAGACCACGCTGTTTCACGCGCTGACCGGCAGCGTCCGGGCAAGTTCGGGCCGGATCATGTTCGGCGGCCAGAACATCACGCCCCTCAGCGACGATCAGCGGGTCCGCATGGGCCTCGCGCGGTCATTCCAGGTGACGAGCCTCTTCCAGAGCCTGCCCGTGCGCGAGAACCTGCGGCTGGCCGCCCAAGGGCGGACACCCTGGCAGGCGCTGCGGATGTGGCAGGCGGCCGAGGCCAACAGCGAGGCCCTGGCCACCGCCGACGCCCTGATGCAGCGCCTCGACCTCAGCCGGGTGGCCGACCGCGCGGCGGGCGAGCTGTCCCACGGCCAGCAGCGGCGGCTGGAGGTCGGCATGGCGATGGCGTCAAAACCTCGCCTGATTCTCCTGGACGAGCCGACCTCGGGCATGGGCATAGACGACATCGGCTCGATGAAGCGCCTGATCGCCGATCTGGGGCGCGATCACACCGTGATCCTAATCGAGCATAACATGGGCATTGTCATGGACATCAGCGACAGGATTACCGTCATGCAATCCGGTCGTACGCTGGTCGAGGGAACGCCGGCCGAGATCCGCGACAACCCTGCCGTGCGCCGCGCCTATCTCGGCTCGATGATGACGGGGGGGCACGCATGA
- a CDS encoding branched-chain amino acid ABC transporter permease, which produces MTSINKPLFQFALAVLVAAALPIFLSSGTLASEVLIFAIAAAACNLLLGYTGLLSIGQGVFFGIGSYTLGLTLVHTALSPLIALAFAVVLGAIVAIGIGWLAIRRQGVYFVMLTLAFAQFFYFLAYTFSGITGGDNGLLGIPRSNIGPLRLADSWTFYGFVAVLFLLVFAGLQRVASSTFGRTLLAIRDNGARAQAIGFPVRAFKIAAFAISGGVTGLAGGLHALLIGIAPLANIDYHLSESLLIMTIIGGTGSLFASVLGAGFFVLVSDTLSAIWPRWLLLLGVLLIALALFMQKGIWGLVERLVGLAAERRSPAAQTPADRAEEPR; this is translated from the coding sequence ATGACGAGCATCAACAAGCCGCTGTTCCAGTTTGCGCTTGCCGTGCTCGTCGCGGCCGCGCTGCCGATCTTCCTCAGTTCCGGCACACTCGCCTCGGAGGTGCTGATCTTCGCGATCGCCGCTGCCGCCTGCAACCTGCTGCTCGGCTACACCGGCCTTCTGTCCATCGGGCAGGGCGTCTTCTTCGGCATCGGCAGCTATACGCTGGGGCTGACGCTGGTGCATACCGCGCTGTCGCCGCTGATCGCACTCGCCTTCGCTGTGGTGCTTGGCGCAATCGTCGCGATCGGCATCGGGTGGCTCGCGATCCGGCGGCAAGGTGTCTACTTCGTCATGCTGACGCTCGCCTTCGCGCAGTTCTTTTACTTCCTCGCCTATACCTTCAGCGGCATCACCGGCGGAGACAACGGCCTGCTGGGAATCCCGCGTTCGAATATCGGGCCATTACGGCTGGCAGACTCGTGGACGTTCTACGGCTTTGTCGCGGTGCTGTTCCTGCTGGTCTTTGCCGGCCTGCAGCGGGTGGCGAGTTCCACCTTCGGCCGCACGCTGCTCGCCATCCGCGACAACGGCGCGCGGGCGCAGGCCATCGGCTTTCCGGTCCGCGCCTTCAAGATTGCCGCCTTCGCTATCTCGGGCGGCGTCACCGGCCTTGCCGGCGGCCTCCACGCCCTCCTCATCGGCATCGCGCCACTCGCCAACATCGACTACCACCTCAGCGAGAGCCTGCTGATCATGACGATCATCGGCGGCACCGGCAGCCTGTTCGCCTCGGTGCTTGGCGCCGGGTTCTTTGTCCTCGTCTCCGACACGCTGTCGGCGATCTGGCCGCGGTGGCTGCTGCTGCTGGGGGTGCTTCTGATCGCGCTGGCGCTGTTCATGCAGAAAGGCATCTGGGGTCTTGTCGAACGCCTCGTCGGCCTCGCGGCCGAGCGGCGCAGTCCGGCGGCGCAGACGCCCGCTGACCGGGCGGAGGAGCCGAGATGA
- a CDS encoding branched-chain amino acid ABC transporter permease yields the protein MIYLFQLMNGIGLGMLYFLLAVGLSVIFGLLHFVNFAHGAFYLLGAYFCFAVFQMGFGFWVALAVAPLLVGLLAAVTEASLLRRIYRLPHTYHIIVTIGLALIIQELVIIIWGPIGSSVPAPAGLDGAVMLGSFIYPEYRLFVIGFTALLAGGLWWLLEGTRLGAVVRAGSESADMIALLGYDIKRINTAVFALGAGLAGLAGALAAPIRGTDPFMGVEALAIAFVVVVIGGMGSYSGALIAGLLVGIVQSMMTTIWPQGAGMAVYLAMVLIILAMPRGLMGRA from the coding sequence ATGATCTATCTGTTCCAGCTCATGAACGGCATCGGACTGGGGATGCTCTACTTCCTGCTCGCCGTGGGGCTGAGCGTCATCTTTGGCTTGCTGCATTTCGTGAACTTCGCGCATGGCGCATTTTACCTGCTCGGCGCCTATTTCTGTTTCGCGGTGTTCCAGATGGGCTTCGGCTTCTGGGTCGCGTTGGCGGTCGCACCGCTGCTGGTCGGCTTGCTGGCCGCGGTGACCGAGGCGTCGTTGCTGCGGCGCATCTATCGGCTGCCGCACACCTACCACATCATTGTCACGATCGGCCTGGCGCTCATCATCCAGGAACTGGTCATCATCATCTGGGGGCCGATCGGCTCCAGCGTTCCGGCACCGGCCGGCCTCGACGGCGCCGTGATGCTGGGCAGCTTCATCTACCCGGAATACCGGTTGTTCGTCATCGGTTTCACCGCCCTGCTCGCGGGCGGGCTGTGGTGGTTGCTGGAGGGTACGCGCCTTGGCGCGGTGGTCCGAGCAGGCTCGGAATCGGCCGACATGATCGCGCTGCTGGGCTATGACATCAAACGGATCAATACCGCGGTCTTTGCCCTCGGCGCGGGTCTGGCCGGGCTTGCCGGCGCCCTCGCCGCGCCCATTCGCGGGACCGATCCCTTCATGGGGGTCGAGGCGCTCGCCATCGCCTTTGTGGTTGTGGTCATCGGCGGCATGGGCAGCTATTCGGGCGCGCTGATCGCGGGGCTGCTGGTCGGCATCGTGCAGAGCATGATGACCACCATCTGGCCGCAGGGTGCGGGCATGGCGGTCTACCTCGCCATGGTGCTGATCATCCTCGCCATGCCGCGCGGGCTGATGGGGCGCGCATGA
- a CDS encoding ABC transporter substrate-binding protein — protein sequence MLHRREVLKLSSLAATSLTMPGLLRAAWAQEGTIPIGAPLPMSGAFAANGKFGAMGTAMAVEAAGTVLDRKLSYLEINTEGRPASAVRKVQEAMEQQKATLFAGGILSSEALAMGKEISNRGGVFFTTAGADEITGSDCNKGTFRWSVPTFGAINQTVRPLIEQLPDAKRWYTITPQYVFGEGLLSAAKTIFAEKGIEHVGNSYHSLDEKEFSGYITNAVATQPDVLLILNFGSQSSSTLRQAVNFGLKGRMKILVAWASGLEQFEALGPEISEDVYFGAQYWHAIDTPFNNELVKAVQAKHGINPNYSLASAYMITKLLIDGAAKAGDTTGEAVAKALEGMKYPGLTGDEEIRAADHQVIKNYYLLKGKAKDAMKDKDDYADVISSGQSFLSPEEAGCKMG from the coding sequence ATGTTGCATCGCCGCGAGGTTCTGAAGCTATCATCTCTGGCCGCCACCAGCCTGACGATGCCCGGCCTGTTGCGCGCCGCCTGGGCGCAGGAGGGCACGATCCCGATCGGCGCGCCGTTGCCGATGTCGGGCGCCTTTGCCGCAAACGGCAAGTTCGGCGCGATGGGGACCGCCATGGCCGTCGAAGCGGCGGGCACGGTCCTCGACCGCAAGCTGTCCTATCTGGAAATCAACACCGAGGGCCGGCCCGCAAGCGCCGTGCGCAAGGTGCAGGAGGCGATGGAGCAGCAAAAGGCGACGCTGTTCGCCGGCGGCATCCTGTCCTCCGAAGCCCTCGCCATGGGCAAGGAAATCAGCAACCGTGGCGGCGTGTTCTTCACCACCGCCGGCGCCGACGAGATCACAGGCAGCGACTGCAACAAGGGCACCTTCCGCTGGAGCGTGCCGACCTTTGGCGCCATCAACCAGACCGTCCGGCCGCTGATCGAGCAACTGCCTGACGCGAAACGCTGGTACACCATCACCCCGCAATACGTGTTCGGCGAGGGTCTGCTGAGCGCCGCCAAAACGATCTTTGCCGAAAAGGGCATCGAGCATGTCGGCAACAGCTACCATTCGCTCGATGAAAAAGAGTTCAGCGGCTACATCACCAATGCGGTCGCCACCCAGCCCGACGTCCTGCTGATCCTGAACTTCGGCTCGCAATCCAGCTCGACGCTGCGCCAGGCCGTCAACTTCGGCCTGAAGGGCCGCATGAAGATCCTGGTCGCCTGGGCCTCCGGGCTGGAGCAGTTCGAGGCGCTGGGGCCGGAGATCAGCGAGGACGTCTATTTCGGCGCGCAGTATTGGCATGCCATCGACACGCCCTTCAACAACGAGCTGGTCAAGGCGGTGCAGGCCAAGCACGGGATCAACCCAAACTACTCGCTGGCGAGCGCTTACATGATCACCAAGCTGCTGATCGACGGCGCGGCCAAGGCCGGCGATACGACGGGCGAGGCCGTCGCCAAGGCGCTGGAGGGGATGAAATACCCGGGCCTGACGGGCGACGAGGAAATCCGGGCGGCCGATCATCAGGTGATCAAGAATTACTACCTGCTGAAGGGCAAGGCGAAGGACGCCATGAAAGACAAGGACGACTACGCCGACGTCATCAGTTCGGGCCAGTCGTTCCTGTCGCCCGAAGAAGCCGGCTGCAAGATGGGCTGA
- a CDS encoding P1 family peptidase has product MRCSLGVGTAIALLAAQIGAGPASAQAATEAPRFDKHGTNNAITDVPGILVGQVTRNDPPFLTGVTAVYAPDGAVGGAIVPGGWPGSINVEVLQPGKNDQESHVMFLTGGSYFGLGSFSGIMRWLEEHGVGMNVGTDPLHVDPLVSGAVVFDLLRGGDFKARPDADFGYQAMENAKSGPVEQGNVGAGTGTRSGGKSLPLKGGIGTASVELDNGIIVGAITAVNAVGTPVDFSDCSLRAVDLAIGDEFGAYKSPSREECDAALEKAKIDAETGKPHANTTIGVLATNAKLDKEQVKQLAEAVSRGHGRAIDPIHLISDGDSYFTLATGEVTADDAQIQQIYAAAENAFARAIVHATLKATSVGEFVSYCDTFPSACGAQ; this is encoded by the coding sequence ATGCGCTGTTCCCTTGGGGTGGGAACTGCGATCGCGCTGCTGGCAGCGCAGATCGGTGCTGGCCCGGCATCTGCCCAGGCAGCGACCGAGGCCCCCAGGTTCGACAAGCATGGGACCAACAACGCCATCACCGACGTGCCGGGAATTCTCGTCGGGCAGGTGACGCGCAACGACCCGCCGTTCCTGACCGGCGTGACGGCCGTCTATGCACCCGACGGCGCGGTCGGCGGCGCGATAGTTCCCGGCGGCTGGCCGGGCAGCATCAACGTCGAGGTGTTGCAGCCGGGCAAAAACGACCAGGAATCGCACGTGATGTTCCTGACCGGCGGCAGCTATTTCGGCCTAGGCTCGTTCTCGGGGATCATGCGCTGGCTGGAGGAGCATGGCGTCGGCATGAATGTCGGCACTGATCCGCTGCATGTAGACCCGCTCGTCTCGGGCGCGGTGGTGTTCGACCTGCTGCGCGGGGGCGACTTCAAGGCAAGGCCCGACGCGGATTTCGGCTATCAGGCGATGGAAAACGCCAAGTCAGGTCCTGTCGAGCAGGGCAACGTCGGCGCGGGCACAGGCACCCGGTCGGGCGGCAAGAGCCTGCCGCTGAAGGGCGGCATCGGCACAGCCAGCGTGGAACTGGACAATGGCATCATTGTTGGCGCGATAACCGCGGTCAACGCGGTCGGCACGCCAGTCGATTTCTCGGACTGCAGTTTGCGGGCGGTGGATTTGGCTATCGGGGACGAGTTCGGCGCCTACAAGAGTCCCTCGCGCGAGGAATGTGACGCGGCGCTGGAAAAGGCAAAAATCGACGCGGAAACGGGCAAGCCGCATGCCAACACCACCATTGGCGTGCTGGCAACCAACGCCAAGCTGGACAAGGAACAGGTCAAGCAACTGGCCGAGGCGGTGTCTCGCGGTCATGGCCGCGCCATCGACCCGATTCACCTGATCAGCGACGGCGATTCCTACTTCACCCTCGCCACCGGCGAAGTGACCGCCGACGACGCGCAGATCCAGCAGATCTACGCTGCGGCGGAAAACGCCTTCGCCCGCGCCATCGTGCACGCAACGCTGAAGGCAACCTCGGTCGGTGAATTCGTCAGCTACTGCGACACTTTCCCGTCCGCCTGCGGGGCGCAGTGA
- a CDS encoding VOC family protein — translation MQLTLDHVHIFAASARKTADDYVALLGAREIEQYETPNGLRVILQLGGAQVYIEERAGGTGAVDHLAFATRDLDAAVAHIENSGGTILTPPRQVREGLRIAFVAPEGGGKTEIVQRG, via the coding sequence ATGCAACTGACCCTGGACCACGTCCACATCTTCGCTGCCTCGGCGCGGAAGACGGCGGATGACTACGTCGCCCTGCTCGGCGCGCGCGAGATCGAGCAATATGAGACGCCCAACGGCCTGCGCGTCATCCTGCAGCTGGGTGGCGCGCAGGTCTATATCGAGGAGCGCGCGGGGGGCACCGGCGCGGTCGATCACCTGGCTTTTGCGACCCGGGACCTCGACGCCGCAGTGGCGCATATCGAGAATTCGGGTGGGACGATCCTCACGCCTCCGCGCCAGGTCCGCGAAGGGCTTCGCATCGCCTTCGTGGCACCCGAAGGCGGCGGCAAGACCGAGATCGTGCAGAGGGGCTGA
- a CDS encoding SDR family oxidoreductase: protein MDLGIKGRRALVLGSSQGLGAAIATALAQEGAIVTAAARNTDKIKDWAGNLTGGAAGNVQAAHVDLADVASVDALAESLLRSGGVDILVLNSGGPPPGEARSAARSDWTAQFEAMAANLFHLAGRLLPAMEVRKWGRIIVLGSSGIEQPIPRLALSNAIRASVLGWAKTLSAEVAANGVTVNVVLPGRIHTERVDQLDAATASRQQQPVEDVAAASRATIPAGRYGAPQEFADVVAFLASERASYVTGAKIRVDGGAIRSV, encoded by the coding sequence ATGGATCTGGGCATCAAGGGGCGGCGCGCGCTCGTACTCGGCAGCAGCCAGGGCCTCGGTGCCGCGATCGCCACGGCGCTGGCGCAGGAGGGTGCGATCGTGACCGCGGCCGCGCGCAACACGGACAAGATCAAGGATTGGGCCGGCAACCTTACAGGCGGAGCTGCCGGCAACGTCCAGGCGGCGCATGTCGATCTGGCCGATGTCGCCAGCGTCGATGCCCTGGCCGAGTCGCTTCTGCGATCCGGCGGGGTTGATATCCTGGTCCTCAATTCCGGCGGACCGCCCCCCGGCGAGGCCCGCTCGGCCGCGCGCTCTGACTGGACGGCGCAGTTCGAGGCGATGGCCGCCAACCTGTTCCACCTCGCCGGGCGCCTTTTGCCGGCGATGGAGGTGCGCAAGTGGGGCCGCATCATAGTCCTCGGCTCGTCGGGGATCGAGCAGCCGATTCCCCGGCTGGCACTGTCGAACGCGATCCGCGCCTCGGTCCTCGGCTGGGCAAAGACCCTGTCGGCCGAGGTCGCGGCCAACGGCGTGACCGTGAACGTGGTCCTGCCCGGCCGCATCCACACCGAGCGCGTGGATCAGTTGGACGCCGCGACCGCCTCGCGCCAGCAGCAGCCCGTCGAGGACGTGGCGGCTGCCTCGCGTGCGACGATCCCCGCCGGCCGCTACGGCGCGCCGCAAGAGTTCGCGGACGTGGTGGCCTTCCTCGCCAGCGAGCGCGCATCCTATGTCACCGGCGCCAAGATCAGGGTAGACGGCGGCGCCATCCGCAGCGTGTGA